Proteins encoded by one window of Leptospira barantonii:
- a CDS encoding RsmD family RNA methyltransferase yields MKLLKVQTGKLKGKSIETPPAVAGNTNFTPAVLKKSVFDIIGSLVLKGRLATEESAFIDFFAGSGQMGLEAVSRGFGRVVLYELAWERSDSLRKLFSKFGDNTTIYRKDVFRFYDKLDIPEKSKVYFLDPPYSFWDKKSEKIKTLLDSLLSDNTTVAVLIQSPVDPHWSDFQTRKFGKNFLTFKINGLTGEESDLSRFDSDGSVDDEDEEESSVEENSSNPSSNGPSEDSN; encoded by the coding sequence GTGAAATTACTCAAAGTGCAAACCGGAAAACTCAAGGGTAAGTCGATCGAAACACCTCCTGCCGTTGCGGGGAATACGAACTTCACTCCCGCGGTTCTCAAAAAATCGGTCTTCGACATCATCGGTTCCTTGGTATTAAAGGGAAGATTGGCTACGGAAGAATCGGCGTTCATCGACTTCTTCGCGGGTTCGGGACAAATGGGATTGGAAGCGGTCAGCCGAGGATTCGGAAGAGTCGTTTTATACGAACTCGCTTGGGAACGTTCGGACAGTCTTCGAAAACTGTTTTCAAAGTTCGGAGACAACACCACGATCTATAGAAAAGACGTATTCCGTTTTTATGATAAACTCGACATCCCCGAAAAATCGAAGGTTTACTTTTTAGATCCACCGTATTCTTTTTGGGACAAGAAGAGCGAGAAGATTAAAACTCTTTTGGATTCTTTGTTAAGCGACAACACGACCGTCGCGGTTTTGATTCAATCTCCTGTGGATCCTCATTGGTCCGATTTTCAAACTCGTAAGTTTGGTAAGAATTTTTTGACCTTCAAAATCAACGGTCTTACCGGAGAAGAATCGGATTTATCCCGGTTTGATTCGGACGGTTCGGTGGACGATGAAGACGAGGAAGAATCGTCGGTGGAAGAAAATTCTTCGAATCCTTCGTCGAACGGGCCGTCGGAAGATTCTAACTGA
- a CDS encoding LIC12806 family lipoprotein translates to MLNEVNVLFLRRICKKSYTILGAPLFAIWIVSCGLKPVPPPEGRFCDIWHKPIECLELDFRKGIADLGQGKVPMQMKSVVAYQVEIENKQIVFVEVLHEHRVRITFPGKEPRMYVKSKEKGDRKRRWEKAKEEWNEYFKSSNP, encoded by the coding sequence ATGTTAAACGAAGTGAACGTTTTATTCTTACGGAGAATTTGCAAAAAATCTTATACGATTTTGGGCGCGCCTCTTTTTGCGATTTGGATCGTATCCTGCGGACTGAAACCGGTTCCTCCCCCGGAAGGAAGATTCTGCGACATTTGGCATAAACCGATTGAATGTTTAGAACTGGATTTCAGAAAAGGAATCGCCGATCTGGGCCAGGGAAAGGTCCCGATGCAAATGAAAAGTGTAGTCGCCTATCAAGTCGAAATCGAAAACAAACAGATCGTATTCGTGGAAGTTCTTCACGAACACAGGGTCAGAATCACCTTCCCCGGAAAAGAACCCAGAATGTATGTCAAGAGTAAGGAGAAAGGAGATCGCAAACGCAGATGGGAAAAGGCAAAGGAAGAATGGAATGAATACTTTAAATCGAGCAATCCATAG
- a CDS encoding Ig-like domain-containing protein produces the protein MQTITKIILVFLFAVASLSCVNGSKSSLPFLAYLDLSNKSNPFSVSQITPGSGVTQVSLNTAIQVAFSASIDPSSVTSSTFQLKQNGTLIPGNFTLSETAAVFTPNSLLTASTIYSVTIAKEITSATGIALKEDLTWNFTTESVVDAVAPALSLRTPGTGAALVPNNTSIQIAFTETMDCTTVDNTTWTLKNNATNVPEAVNVTCLGPSATLTPVNPLAANTLFRVDMSTAMKDLANNPLPGPQSWTFTTGAGPDIVPPTVSFTSPTANDQGTSTNSAVSVAFSEPIHCGTIAGNLTLDDNPLLPGTVAVTVNCSGSTASIIPTAPLAFNTTYTVAISNAVTDLFGNSIGVVAPWTFTTGPAADSTQPTVTYTVPTANAIGVGININPTIVFSEAMSCVSVNAASFRLRLQATPGVYLTGSVNCFGTSATWIPDPLINPTLAFNTLYTVEVNAGALDASNNPLVPISWDFRTGAGPDVTPPTVAFVTPANATLGVPVNGGISVAFSETMNCGTVLGGITLDDDPLTPATVVPININCNGNTSTITPIAPLAFNTAYTIKIANTVTDSSNNALVANYIWTITTGAAADAIPPQVSLVSPVPTATGVATNSNITVSFSETIDCSTLNFTVDNGIGGTVNCSGATATFVPNAMTPLGAGTTYTASIVTVKDLVGNPIASVPPAPAFSWTFTTGLAADVTPPTLNIQNVRTNSTLESGFIIGTATDARGIASVEINIDGNGFTSAGMVGTTSWKYPIPATGPNAWLPNTQHNVSVRVTDSSNLSTTSGVVTNIRKGTNKDINGDGYVDVVTAEYGQGLVYIFHSSGTAGITTTNAVFASRVIAGSAANRFGKTVATGDVNGDGYADVIVGSTPPVPGAVGRVYIFHSSGNAGVSTSFSGFANTILNGNVNADQFGDGLAAGDINGDGFADVVVGAPGYNTSTGRLYVFHSAGGAGITNATVNAAGAGASAFKTGAATGDRFGYSLAMGNINGNAGGGFSDDLVVGSPGFNSGGFGDDWGRIYIYYGSTPAGLTAAAPNTLTNNTGNTNVTPGIPGGPGLFGAFVALGDVSGDGFYDLVGSAPYFIQTSAVPGPSNVEGRIVIFVSGGAGGIGNLNIGAANRVLNGVVNTQSIGSSIVVSDLNSDGKADIAFSSVNPNAVQIFMTPGIGIGATADTNAADITIAGGGFFIGYSGSYAGAPGVPSPGRALSSGDINGDGLVDLILGGSGNSVRVLHSVGGATPITNNIAAASSIILGSGLLGGIGGTGANTNEFGSGL, from the coding sequence TTGCAAACGATCACAAAAATTATTTTAGTTTTTCTATTCGCAGTAGCAAGCCTAAGTTGTGTAAACGGAAGCAAGAGCAGTTTGCCCTTTCTCGCTTATCTGGATTTAAGCAATAAATCGAATCCGTTTTCGGTTTCACAAATCACTCCCGGATCCGGAGTGACGCAAGTCTCGCTAAATACCGCGATTCAAGTCGCGTTTAGCGCCTCTATCGATCCTTCCTCCGTTACCTCGTCTACGTTTCAACTCAAACAAAACGGCACTTTAATTCCGGGAAATTTTACGTTGAGCGAAACGGCCGCGGTGTTTACTCCAAATTCTTTACTCACTGCTTCAACAATCTACTCGGTGACAATTGCTAAAGAAATTACGTCCGCAACCGGGATCGCTTTGAAAGAGGATCTTACTTGGAATTTTACTACGGAGAGCGTAGTGGATGCGGTGGCTCCCGCTTTATCTTTGAGAACCCCCGGCACAGGAGCGGCTTTGGTTCCGAACAATACTTCGATCCAAATCGCTTTTACGGAAACGATGGATTGTACAACGGTGGACAATACCACTTGGACTTTGAAAAATAATGCGACCAACGTTCCGGAAGCGGTTAACGTAACTTGTTTGGGTCCGAGTGCAACTTTGACCCCCGTCAATCCCTTGGCCGCGAATACGTTATTTCGAGTGGATATGTCCACTGCGATGAAAGATCTCGCCAACAATCCGCTTCCTGGACCGCAGAGCTGGACCTTTACGACCGGGGCGGGTCCGGACATTGTACCGCCGACCGTTTCTTTCACTTCTCCGACTGCGAACGATCAAGGAACTTCGACGAATTCTGCGGTAAGCGTTGCGTTTAGCGAACCGATCCATTGCGGAACGATCGCGGGAAATCTTACTTTAGACGATAATCCTCTTCTTCCCGGAACGGTTGCCGTAACCGTCAATTGTTCTGGATCTACCGCATCCATTATTCCGACGGCTCCGTTAGCGTTCAATACGACTTATACGGTAGCCATTTCCAATGCGGTTACCGATCTATTTGGAAATTCGATCGGGGTGGTTGCTCCTTGGACGTTTACGACCGGACCTGCGGCGGATTCGACTCAGCCTACGGTTACGTATACAGTTCCGACGGCAAACGCGATCGGGGTTGGAATCAATATCAATCCTACGATCGTTTTCAGCGAAGCGATGTCCTGTGTTTCCGTAAACGCGGCCTCTTTCCGATTGAGATTGCAAGCAACGCCTGGAGTATATTTAACGGGAAGCGTAAACTGTTTTGGAACTTCCGCCACTTGGATTCCCGATCCGTTGATCAATCCTACGCTCGCTTTCAATACTCTTTATACGGTTGAGGTCAATGCCGGAGCCTTGGATGCATCCAATAATCCTCTCGTCCCGATATCTTGGGACTTTAGAACCGGTGCAGGACCGGACGTTACCCCGCCTACGGTCGCTTTTGTGACACCCGCGAACGCCACGTTAGGCGTTCCCGTCAACGGCGGTATCAGCGTCGCGTTCAGCGAAACGATGAACTGCGGGACCGTTTTGGGAGGAATTACCTTAGACGACGACCCTTTAACACCCGCTACCGTAGTTCCGATCAATATAAACTGCAATGGAAACACTTCCACGATTACGCCTATCGCGCCATTAGCATTCAATACCGCTTATACAATAAAAATTGCAAATACGGTGACGGACAGTTCCAACAATGCTTTGGTTGCGAATTATATCTGGACCATCACTACGGGCGCGGCGGCCGATGCGATTCCTCCTCAAGTTTCTCTCGTAAGCCCGGTGCCGACTGCGACGGGAGTAGCAACCAATTCGAATATTACGGTTTCCTTTAGCGAAACCATAGATTGTTCCACGTTGAATTTTACGGTCGATAATGGAATCGGAGGCACCGTGAATTGTTCCGGCGCTACGGCCACCTTCGTTCCGAACGCAATGACTCCTTTAGGCGCGGGAACTACGTATACGGCCAGCATCGTAACGGTAAAGGATTTGGTCGGAAATCCGATCGCTTCCGTTCCTCCCGCTCCTGCGTTCAGCTGGACGTTTACGACCGGATTAGCGGCGGATGTAACACCGCCGACGTTAAACATTCAAAACGTGAGGACCAACAGCACTTTAGAATCCGGATTTATCATCGGAACCGCGACCGATGCAAGAGGGATCGCGAGTGTTGAAATTAACATCGACGGAAACGGATTTACTTCGGCCGGAATGGTCGGAACCACTTCTTGGAAATATCCGATTCCTGCTACCGGTCCGAATGCCTGGTTGCCCAATACACAACACAACGTTTCGGTGCGAGTGACGGACAGTTCGAATCTTTCCACAACTTCCGGAGTTGTAACAAATATACGAAAAGGTACGAACAAGGATATCAACGGAGACGGTTACGTAGATGTGGTGACCGCGGAATACGGACAAGGTCTTGTTTATATTTTCCATTCTTCCGGAACTGCTGGGATAACGACGACTAACGCGGTCTTTGCAAGTCGTGTGATCGCCGGAAGCGCGGCGAATCGATTCGGGAAAACCGTAGCAACGGGTGATGTCAACGGGGACGGATATGCGGACGTAATCGTAGGTTCAACTCCTCCTGTGCCCGGTGCTGTCGGTCGAGTTTATATCTTTCATTCTTCCGGAAACGCGGGTGTGAGCACGTCTTTCTCCGGTTTTGCAAACACGATTCTCAACGGAAATGTCAATGCGGATCAGTTCGGAGACGGACTTGCGGCTGGAGATATCAATGGGGACGGATTCGCCGACGTAGTAGTAGGTGCGCCGGGTTACAATACGTCTACGGGAAGACTTTATGTTTTCCATTCTGCCGGAGGAGCAGGGATAACAAACGCAACGGTGAATGCCGCCGGAGCCGGAGCGAGCGCTTTTAAAACCGGAGCCGCAACCGGGGATCGATTCGGGTATTCCCTTGCTATGGGAAATATAAACGGAAATGCGGGAGGAGGTTTTTCCGATGATCTCGTCGTGGGTTCTCCCGGTTTCAATAGCGGAGGTTTCGGAGATGATTGGGGAAGAATTTACATATACTACGGTTCAACGCCCGCGGGTTTGACTGCGGCCGCACCGAATACGCTTACAAACAATACGGGAAATACAAACGTCACTCCGGGAATTCCGGGCGGACCCGGTTTGTTCGGAGCCTTTGTCGCACTGGGGGATGTCAGCGGCGACGGTTTTTACGATCTCGTAGGAAGCGCACCATACTTTATACAGACTAGCGCAGTTCCCGGTCCTAGCAACGTAGAAGGAAGAATCGTGATTTTTGTCTCGGGCGGAGCCGGAGGAATCGGAAACTTAAACATTGGAGCGGCTAATCGAGTTCTCAACGGAGTAGTCAACACACAATCGATCGGTTCTTCCATCGTTGTGAGCGATTTGAATTCGGATGGAAAAGCAGACATTGCATTTTCTTCCGTAAATCCGAATGCGGTTCAGATATTTATGACTCCCGGGATTGGTATCGGAGCGACTGCGGATACGAATGCGGCCGATATTACGATCGCAGGCGGAGGGTTTTTCATCGGATATTCCGGAAGTTACGCCGGAGCGCCGGGGGTGCCAAGCCCCGGTCGCGCTCTTTCAAGCGGAGATATCAACGGAGACGGTCTTGTGGATCTGATCCTCGGCGGTTCGGGCAACTCGGTTCGTGTTCTTCATTCTGTGGGAGGAGCCACACCGATCACCAACAATATCGCCGCCGCATCCAGCATCATTCTCGGCTCCGGATTGTTAGGCGGGATCGGGGGAACGGGAGCGAATACGAACGAATTCGGTTCCGGTCTCTAA
- a CDS encoding response regulator, whose protein sequence is MVRQTTQTETKSPYLVSIVEDNRHTALNLQELLSNSPDFRFLKHYSNSQKAIDSLPEEAPDIVILDIGLPGKNGLECLKELKEKTPNTKYVIFTVFEDEEKIVEAIQGGASGYLLKDTSPELFLAELKVIVLGGAPLTARIADKIIREFAKKEETKNPPIVNTLGLTERELQILNFVALGMTFPDIAEELDISSHTVSRHIEKIYKKMEVHSRSEAIIRGRRMGIIRDIPGYP, encoded by the coding sequence ATGGTTCGGCAAACAACACAAACGGAAACCAAGTCTCCTTATCTGGTTTCCATCGTTGAAGACAATCGTCATACGGCCCTCAATCTTCAAGAACTACTGAGCAATTCCCCGGATTTCCGATTTCTAAAACACTATTCGAATTCGCAAAAAGCGATCGATTCTCTTCCCGAAGAAGCGCCGGACATCGTCATTCTCGACATAGGATTGCCCGGAAAAAACGGACTCGAATGTCTAAAGGAACTCAAGGAAAAAACGCCTAACACCAAATATGTGATCTTCACGGTGTTCGAAGACGAGGAAAAAATCGTGGAAGCGATCCAAGGCGGCGCTTCCGGTTATCTATTGAAGGATACCTCGCCCGAGTTATTTTTGGCGGAACTCAAAGTCATCGTACTCGGGGGCGCGCCCTTAACCGCAAGAATCGCGGACAAGATCATACGCGAATTCGCAAAAAAAGAAGAAACCAAAAATCCTCCGATCGTAAACACTCTCGGACTTACCGAAAGAGAATTACAAATTTTGAATTTTGTGGCGCTCGGGATGACCTTTCCCGATATCGCCGAAGAACTGGACATCTCCAGTCATACCGTTAGTCGACACATCGAAAAAATCTACAAAAAGATGGAAGTTCATTCCAGATCGGAAGCGATCATTCGCGGAAGAAGAATGGGAATCATACGAGACATACCCGGTTATCCGTAA
- a CDS encoding sensor histidine kinase, producing MKRILFYTFLILVWFLAACSPTVGSKDRPNAKNGVIDLRNFNLNENGTTLDGNWEFYWKQIANGSSKIADATPSYVPVPGIWRDYDKNFTLEGYATYRLRVLCDWKRPNLKIRIPRLPGVYDVYFDNHKVYSNGFTGTDSLDTVFVAHPLITSVVLPSGDFYITVVVSNFKGNHLKGGIRKSFRIGNADSIDSEERKEEWFEIILIVVIFSFGIYHIVFFFSYRKDPVPLYFAAFCFLVSGYSFITSGIQYMALPTLSLNLRIRIEFFCEVAFFPASYMMLKNMFPIQFNLRWMHFAIGTSIVFFLGIFILNEHDLVTFYSKFMYLPPVYGTVLILGTINAFRAKEPRAKTILLTGFVLAFTMMNDVFYGLYEIYFLFPYSFPFGLVTFVVLNSYILSSRFAEDLERAKEFAQLQIKYNEQLKFQAQERTRIASDIHDSIGSELTAILFELESKDKNDSTLIKLKSEVSHLISNVRDIVFLMHHQGTNKELVEDVIRRYGERIGGTGTIRVETHVEDVSDLIHLDQCLHVQKIFLEVMSNILRHSEAKNIRISWNEEGKNLILKVIDDGKKFKIDAEKSSGIGLGSIRMRSEKLGATYDFNSKNSENSFVLYVPIS from the coding sequence ATGAAAAGAATTCTATTTTATACTTTCTTAATATTGGTCTGGTTTTTGGCCGCGTGCTCTCCAACCGTCGGCTCCAAGGACAGACCCAACGCGAAAAACGGAGTCATCGATCTCAGAAATTTCAATCTCAACGAAAATGGAACGACCCTCGACGGAAACTGGGAATTCTATTGGAAACAAATCGCGAATGGAAGTTCGAAGATCGCGGACGCGACCCCTTCTTACGTTCCGGTTCCGGGGATCTGGAGAGACTACGATAAAAATTTCACACTCGAAGGTTATGCGACTTACCGTTTGCGCGTGTTATGCGACTGGAAACGCCCCAATCTCAAGATAAGAATTCCGAGACTTCCCGGCGTTTACGACGTCTACTTCGATAATCATAAGGTTTATTCCAACGGTTTTACCGGAACCGATTCCTTGGATACGGTATTCGTCGCACATCCTTTGATCACGAGCGTCGTCCTACCTTCGGGAGATTTTTATATCACCGTGGTCGTATCGAACTTCAAAGGAAATCATCTGAAAGGAGGAATCCGAAAATCCTTTCGGATCGGAAACGCCGACTCGATCGATTCCGAAGAACGCAAAGAAGAATGGTTCGAAATCATTCTAATCGTCGTCATATTCTCCTTCGGAATCTATCATATCGTATTCTTTTTCTCTTATAGAAAGGATCCGGTTCCTTTGTATTTCGCGGCGTTTTGTTTTTTGGTTTCGGGTTATTCCTTCATCACTTCCGGAATTCAATACATGGCCTTGCCGACCCTTTCTTTGAACCTAAGAATTCGAATCGAATTCTTCTGCGAGGTCGCATTCTTTCCCGCTTCTTATATGATGTTGAAGAACATGTTTCCGATCCAGTTCAACCTGCGATGGATGCACTTCGCGATCGGCACGAGCATCGTTTTCTTTTTGGGAATTTTCATCTTAAACGAACACGATCTGGTTACGTTTTATTCCAAGTTTATGTATCTCCCTCCCGTCTACGGAACCGTTTTGATCCTAGGAACGATAAACGCGTTTCGAGCGAAAGAACCGAGAGCGAAAACGATTCTTCTCACCGGTTTCGTATTGGCGTTTACGATGATGAACGACGTATTCTACGGCTTATACGAAATCTACTTTTTATTCCCTTACAGCTTTCCGTTCGGACTCGTCACGTTTGTCGTATTAAATTCCTACATTCTTTCTTCGAGATTTGCGGAAGACTTGGAAAGAGCCAAGGAGTTCGCACAACTTCAGATCAAATACAACGAACAACTTAAGTTTCAAGCTCAGGAAAGAACGAGAATCGCGTCGGACATCCACGATTCCATCGGCTCCGAACTGACCGCGATTCTTTTCGAATTGGAATCCAAAGACAAAAACGATTCCACGTTGATCAAGCTCAAATCCGAAGTGAGCCATCTCATCTCGAACGTAAGGGATATCGTTTTTCTAATGCACCATCAGGGAACCAATAAGGAACTCGTGGAAGACGTGATCCGTCGTTACGGAGAAAGAATCGGAGGAACCGGAACCATCCGTGTGGAAACGCACGTGGAGGACGTTTCGGATCTGATTCATCTGGATCAATGTCTTCACGTTCAAAAAATTTTTCTGGAAGTAATGTCCAATATACTCAGACATTCCGAAGCGAAGAATATTAGAATTTCATGGAATGAAGAAGGGAAAAATCTAATCCTCAAAGTGATCGATGACGGAAAAAAATTCAAGATCGACGCGGAAAAATCTTCCGGGATCGGACTCGGAAGCATTCGAATGCGATCGGAAAAACTGGGAGCGACCTACGATTTCAATTCCAAAAATTCCGAAAACTCATTCGTTCTATACGTTCCGATTTCTTAA
- a CDS encoding sulfatase family protein, giving the protein MERMRTIFAERSFRTYLVFFAIGMGISFVTLLLNSSFQFMGVDLSEFKSLFLSFLPLFLKDYIQTLLSSGILFGAIGLLLSSGFANAKKRSEFETTNESENRSLRREFWIFGVFVFLLWCHSIVFYPQLYGEFFFYRFAFLRFFLFFLTDWVFPWIPQTIALGILGFCVVRHSVFLIREKNRMKLVVFVAFCFFLFVFHLLGSVLGVLIVTIVYLSNGIFENSKLRIAGGVFVVLSAGILFWNGKAETKSIVTPVSETLPNILVISADSLRFDKMGYSLGKKGMTPHIDSLSEDSVIFQDHHTTIPRTFPAWADLLTGQPSFVHGIQDMFPDAKDRSGLTDNSSRTIPYFLSELGYRTGVVSSFAGDIFPRADWGFQTVKAPIFHAGTLTAQRILESQILLLPIVTGSIPGAGEYFKSLRGLPSLGDDSRILPDLFETLKKEKNPFFTVFFSSVTHFPFSPPYPYYKKFTNPEYYGKFKYFKFVDPSDSSELSRADQEQIRGLFQAGIASFDDAVGQIVTRLKEEGLYDSTLIVLTSDHGESLFEADHSHGHGEHLRGEGVTHIPLLIKFPKNEGAGKKFNGISSSLDLFPTLLGNVLADVFHSPLKEQLSKEVKNRPGRDLSFALHSATWKDLRNVYGETGIWFSDRGDHFFQKERIFYPNILRLHSIETGDLPLISIADSYAKESVIVSKHRMFQNANRKLLYVPSENGVVWRCYDRISDPWNEHPLPIGECSFLKDSLVSFLISSGKFKKAGEYLLPSSN; this is encoded by the coding sequence TTGGAAAGAATGCGAACGATCTTCGCGGAAAGGTCGTTTCGTACGTATCTCGTATTTTTTGCGATCGGGATGGGGATTTCCTTCGTTACATTGCTCTTGAACTCTTCGTTTCAGTTCATGGGAGTCGACCTTTCCGAGTTTAAATCCCTCTTTTTGTCCTTTTTACCTCTATTCTTAAAAGATTATATTCAAACTTTATTATCTAGCGGGATCTTGTTCGGAGCGATCGGCTTGCTTTTGTCTTCCGGGTTTGCAAATGCAAAAAAAAGAAGCGAATTCGAAACGACCAACGAATCCGAAAACCGTTCTTTGCGAAGAGAATTTTGGATCTTCGGAGTTTTTGTTTTTCTTCTTTGGTGTCATTCGATCGTATTTTATCCGCAACTCTATGGAGAATTTTTCTTTTATCGGTTCGCGTTTTTACGTTTCTTTTTGTTCTTTTTGACGGACTGGGTTTTTCCTTGGATTCCTCAGACGATCGCGCTTGGAATCTTAGGTTTTTGTGTTGTTCGACATTCCGTTTTTTTGATCCGAGAAAAGAATCGGATGAAACTCGTCGTCTTCGTCGCTTTTTGTTTTTTCCTTTTTGTATTTCATCTTTTGGGAAGTGTTCTCGGGGTTTTGATCGTTACGATCGTATATTTGTCGAACGGTATATTCGAAAATTCTAAACTGAGAATTGCGGGCGGGGTTTTTGTGGTATTGTCCGCAGGGATTCTTTTTTGGAACGGTAAGGCGGAAACAAAATCGATCGTGACCCCGGTTTCGGAAACACTTCCGAACATCCTAGTGATCAGCGCGGACAGTCTGCGTTTCGATAAGATGGGATATTCCCTCGGTAAAAAAGGAATGACCCCGCATATCGATTCCTTATCTGAGGATTCCGTAATATTCCAAGATCATCATACTACGATTCCAAGGACCTTTCCCGCTTGGGCGGATCTGCTCACCGGGCAACCGAGTTTTGTACACGGAATTCAGGACATGTTTCCGGACGCAAAGGATCGTTCCGGTTTGACGGATAATTCTTCCAGAACGATTCCGTATTTTCTTTCCGAACTGGGTTATCGCACGGGGGTAGTTTCCTCGTTCGCGGGAGATATTTTTCCACGAGCGGATTGGGGGTTTCAAACCGTAAAGGCTCCGATCTTTCACGCGGGAACTCTTACGGCTCAGAGAATTTTAGAATCTCAGATTCTTCTTTTGCCGATCGTAACCGGTTCGATTCCGGGTGCGGGAGAATATTTTAAATCCCTCCGAGGACTTCCGAGTCTCGGAGACGATTCCAGAATCCTTCCCGATCTTTTTGAAACGTTAAAAAAGGAAAAAAATCCGTTCTTTACGGTTTTCTTTTCCTCGGTGACTCACTTTCCGTTCAGCCCCCCGTATCCTTATTACAAGAAATTCACAAATCCTGAATATTATGGAAAGTTTAAGTATTTTAAGTTCGTGGACCCGAGCGATTCTTCGGAACTTTCAAGGGCCGATCAGGAACAGATTCGGGGACTTTTTCAGGCTGGAATCGCTTCGTTTGACGACGCGGTCGGTCAGATCGTAACTCGCTTGAAGGAAGAAGGTCTTTACGATTCCACTCTGATCGTTTTGACGAGCGACCACGGTGAATCCCTGTTCGAAGCGGATCATAGCCACGGTCACGGAGAACATCTGAGAGGGGAGGGTGTGACCCACATTCCTCTTCTGATTAAATTTCCGAAAAACGAAGGCGCGGGAAAAAAGTTCAACGGTATCAGTAGTTCCCTGGATTTGTTTCCGACCTTACTCGGAAACGTTTTGGCGGACGTTTTCCATTCTCCCTTAAAGGAACAACTTTCTAAAGAAGTCAAAAATCGTCCGGGCAGGGATCTTTCTTTTGCGCTCCATTCCGCGACTTGGAAGGATCTTCGAAACGTTTATGGGGAAACCGGGATTTGGTTTAGCGATAGAGGAGATCATTTCTTTCAAAAGGAAAGAATTTTCTATCCCAATATTCTTCGTTTGCATTCCATCGAGACGGGTGATCTTCCACTGATTTCGATCGCGGATTCTTACGCAAAAGAAAGTGTGATCGTTTCCAAACACAGGATGTTTCAGAACGCGAATCGCAAACTTCTCTACGTTCCTTCGGAGAACGGGGTGGTTTGGCGTTGTTATGATCGAATCTCCGATCCTTGGAATGAACATCCTCTTCCAATCGGAGAATGTTCTTTCTTAAAGGATTCTCTCGTTTCGTTTTTAATCTCTTCCGGAAAATTCAAGAAAGCGGGAGAGTATTTGCTTCCTTCGTCAAATTGA
- a CDS encoding TonB-dependent receptor, which yields MDKTRLYSEYSGIPEDDKRLIYASFLVLALASFFTAHLLTRNMLWKILGSEPMVKMESNEEKEKIYEVLLEQDFVDKNIKDEYKALSNVDAAGAGGITKKEGFHSASPFREFVMGSMARRPSEAQKQEAKEKNDEKAFEVGIYKIDPVQTTTTEETKQSSQTYGRMTKIPFNYRFEQDFLFRWDGNQALSIPRKKLAGYEYFKRMLKQIEGSFAPPGGGNFAYRDMAGTVVREGILPGQVKVLFMLSEGGQVLDVKLVSTQGQDVVSQACMDSIRGQNFGKVPEEVKAQGMIFGINFIFPMMRR from the coding sequence ATGGACAAGACCCGACTTTATTCTGAATATTCCGGAATCCCCGAAGACGACAAGAGGTTGATCTATGCCTCGTTTCTCGTTTTAGCGCTCGCGTCTTTTTTTACCGCACACTTACTCACACGCAATATGCTCTGGAAAATTCTCGGTAGCGAACCCATGGTTAAGATGGAAAGCAACGAGGAAAAGGAAAAGATCTACGAGGTTCTTCTTGAACAAGACTTCGTGGATAAGAATATCAAGGACGAGTACAAAGCCCTTTCCAATGTGGACGCCGCCGGAGCCGGAGGAATCACGAAGAAGGAAGGGTTTCATTCCGCGAGTCCGTTCCGTGAATTCGTTATGGGCAGTATGGCTCGAAGACCTTCCGAGGCTCAGAAGCAGGAAGCCAAAGAGAAAAACGACGAGAAGGCTTTCGAAGTCGGGATTTATAAAATCGATCCGGTTCAAACCACGACCACGGAAGAAACAAAACAAAGTTCTCAAACCTACGGAAGAATGACGAAGATCCCGTTCAACTATCGATTCGAACAGGATTTCTTGTTTCGTTGGGACGGTAACCAAGCGCTTTCGATTCCGAGAAAAAAACTCGCGGGTTACGAATACTTCAAACGTATGTTGAAGCAGATCGAAGGAAGTTTCGCACCTCCGGGCGGAGGCAATTTCGCCTATCGTGATATGGCGGGCACCGTAGTTCGCGAAGGAATTCTTCCGGGGCAAGTCAAAGTTCTTTTTATGCTCAGCGAGGGTGGTCAGGTTTTGGACGTGAAACTCGTGTCTACTCAGGGACAGGATGTGGTGAGTCAGGCTTGTATGGATTCCATCCGCGGTCAGAATTTCGGAAAGGTTCCGGAAGAGGTCAAGGCGCAGGGAATGATCTTCGGGATCAACTTTATCTTTCCGATGATGCGTCGTTAG